The Chryseobacterium nakagawai genome has a segment encoding these proteins:
- a CDS encoding GNAT family N-acetyltransferase has product MEIEISSCEHLMYVSEIQQEMYDSAQRRGTGIAKRSIEYLSKKISEGNAVVATENGEWVGFCYIETWSHGKFVANSGLIVSPKFRHGGVATQIKHKVFQLSREKYPEAKVFGLTTGLAVMKINSDLGYKPVIYSELTQDEEFWSGCKNCVNYEILMKKERKNCLCTAMLFVPENVKKDKAVNNQPDNNKVNSVVNEQPEIKYCNEQESHLSV; this is encoded by the coding sequence ATGGAAATAGAAATTTCCTCATGCGAACATCTAATGTATGTGAGTGAAATACAGCAGGAAATGTATGATTCTGCACAGCGCAGAGGAACGGGAATCGCAAAACGTTCCATAGAATATTTGAGTAAGAAGATTTCAGAGGGCAATGCTGTGGTAGCCACTGAAAACGGTGAGTGGGTAGGCTTCTGTTATATAGAGACCTGGTCACATGGGAAGTTTGTGGCTAATTCGGGATTGATTGTATCTCCCAAATTCAGGCATGGTGGAGTAGCTACTCAGATTAAACATAAAGTTTTCCAGTTATCTAGAGAAAAATATCCGGAAGCAAAAGTATTCGGATTAACAACAGGTCTTGCGGTAATGAAAATCAACAGTGATTTAGGATACAAGCCGGTTATTTATTCTGAACTGACTCAGGATGAGGAGTTCTGGAGCGGTTGTAAGAACTGTGTGAATTATGAAATTTTAATGAAAAAGGAACGTAAAAACTGTCTTTGTACAGCAATGCTTTTCGTTCCTGAAAATGTGAAAAAAGATAAGGCTGTAAACAATCAGCCTGATAATAATAAAGTAAACAGTGTTGTGAATGAGCAACCAGAAATTAAATATTGCAATGAACAAGAAAGTCATCTTAGCGTTTAG
- a CDS encoding argininosuccinate synthase: protein MNKKVILAFSGGLDTSYCAKYLSETLGYDVYAVTVNTGGFSKEEEKELERKALNLGVKEYRCVDAQEDYYNSCVKYLIFGNVLKNNTYPLSVSAERTIQAQEIAKYAIEVEADAIAHGSTGAGNDQVRFDLIFQVMCPNIEIITPIRDMALSREEEIEFLKSYGYEMEFHKAQYSVNKGLWGTSVGGKETLTSRNYLPEEAFPSQVEETQPSELVIEFKNGEVVAVNGESFDHSVYAIQKVEALASAYGIGRDIHVGDTIVGIKGRVGFEAAAASVIIKAHHLLEKHTLSKYQQMMKSQLSDWYGNWLHEALFLDPVMRNIESFLTDSQKTVSGKVFVTLHPYRFILNGIESDHDLMSDKFGSYGEANRAWTGEDVKGYTKIVSNSLNIYHQINQNIN, encoded by the coding sequence ATGAACAAGAAAGTCATCTTAGCGTTTAGTGGAGGTTTAGATACTTCCTACTGTGCAAAATATCTTAGTGAGACTCTAGGGTATGATGTATATGCGGTTACTGTAAATACCGGAGGTTTTTCCAAAGAAGAAGAAAAAGAACTGGAAAGAAAAGCTTTAAACCTTGGGGTAAAAGAGTACAGGTGCGTAGATGCTCAGGAAGATTATTACAATTCTTGTGTGAAGTATTTAATTTTCGGAAATGTGCTGAAAAATAACACATATCCGCTTTCTGTAAGTGCCGAACGTACGATTCAGGCGCAGGAAATTGCAAAATATGCCATTGAAGTAGAAGCAGATGCTATTGCCCATGGAAGTACAGGAGCTGGGAACGATCAGGTTCGTTTTGATCTGATTTTTCAGGTGATGTGCCCAAATATTGAGATCATTACGCCTATCCGTGATATGGCTTTATCCCGTGAAGAAGAAATTGAGTTTTTGAAAAGCTACGGATATGAAATGGAATTCCATAAAGCACAATATTCAGTGAATAAAGGACTTTGGGGAACTTCTGTAGGAGGGAAAGAAACTTTGACATCAAGAAATTACCTTCCGGAAGAAGCTTTTCCATCTCAGGTAGAGGAAACTCAACCTTCAGAATTGGTGATTGAATTTAAAAATGGTGAAGTAGTAGCTGTGAATGGAGAAAGCTTTGATCATTCTGTATATGCTATTCAAAAAGTAGAAGCACTGGCTTCTGCTTATGGAATTGGACGTGATATTCATGTAGGTGATACCATTGTAGGAATTAAAGGAAGAGTAGGATTTGAAGCGGCGGCAGCATCAGTGATTATCAAAGCACATCATTTATTAGAAAAACATACGCTTTCAAAATACCAGCAGATGATGAAATCACAGTTATCAGATTGGTATGGAAACTGGCTTCACGAAGCGCTATTCTTAGATCCGGTAATGAGAAATATTGAATCTTTCTTAACGGATTCCCAGAAAACAGTGAGTGGGAAAGTATTTGTAACCCTTCATCCATATCGATTTATTTTAAACGGAATAGAATCCGATCATGATTTAATGTCTGATAAATTCGGAAGCTATGGAGAAGCTAACAGAGCTTGGACAGGAGAAGATGTAAAAGGATATACAAAGATTGTGAGTAATTCTTTAAATATATATCACCAGATTAACCAAAATATCAACTAG
- the argC gene encoding N-acetyl-gamma-glutamyl-phosphate reductase, with the protein MKKTVGIVGANGYTGSELIRLLAFHPHVTLSFLYSRSNSGTRISDLYPDLTTVCEQVLTDKPEEVDILFLCLPHKESQNWLTQNPVKEETLVIDLGNDFRLDGNFENRNFIYGLPEINKKQLSGSKSIANPGCFATAIQLALLPLAGKEVLDEVFTTGITGSTGAGQSLQATTHFTWRNDNVSAYKTLTHQHVDEILQQIVLFNHKNVSLNFVPWRGDFARGIFTSSTVKTDLGLSDIYQLYQDFYAEAPFVTVSEKAIDLKQVVNTNRCVIQIEKSGNVAVIHSAIDNLLKGASGQAVQNMNIAMGWEENTGLNLKPIAF; encoded by the coding sequence ATGAAGAAAACAGTAGGAATAGTTGGTGCCAACGGTTATACAGGAAGCGAGCTAATACGTTTGCTGGCTTTTCATCCCCATGTGACATTGAGTTTTTTATATAGTCGTTCGAATTCGGGAACAAGAATTTCTGATCTGTACCCGGATTTAACGACCGTTTGTGAACAGGTTCTGACGGATAAACCTGAAGAGGTGGATATTCTTTTTCTATGTCTTCCTCATAAAGAAAGTCAGAATTGGTTAACTCAAAATCCGGTTAAAGAAGAAACGTTGGTCATTGATTTAGGAAATGACTTCCGTTTGGATGGAAATTTTGAAAACAGAAATTTTATCTACGGATTACCGGAAATCAATAAAAAACAACTGTCGGGTTCAAAAAGTATAGCCAATCCGGGATGCTTTGCTACAGCCATTCAGTTAGCATTATTACCATTGGCAGGAAAAGAGGTGTTGGATGAGGTTTTTACAACAGGGATTACCGGATCTACAGGAGCGGGACAGTCTTTACAGGCAACCACCCATTTTACCTGGAGAAATGATAATGTTTCAGCTTATAAAACGTTGACTCATCAACATGTAGATGAAATTTTACAACAAATAGTTTTGTTTAATCATAAAAATGTCAGCCTGAATTTTGTACCATGGAGAGGGGATTTTGCAAGAGGGATTTTTACAAGTTCTACAGTGAAAACAGATTTGGGACTTTCTGACATTTATCAATTGTATCAGGATTTTTATGCAGAGGCACCGTTTGTTACGGTAAGTGAGAAAGCAATTGATTTAAAGCAGGTTGTCAATACCAATCGCTGTGTGATCCAGATTGAAAAGAGTGGAAATGTAGCCGTTATTCACTCAGCGATTGACAATTTGTTGAAAGGAGCTTCAGGACAGGCTGTACAAAATATGAATATTGCGATGGGCTGGGAAGAAAATACAGGCTTGAATCTGAAACCGATAGCATTTTAA
- a CDS encoding aspartate aminotransferase family protein, with protein MNLFNVYPLFNINPVKAQGSFLWDDKGEKYLDFYGGHAVISIGHNHPHYQNKLKEQLEKISFYSNSVQNELQVELAEKLGKLSGYEDYNLFLCNSGAEANENALKLASFHNGKSKVLYFSGSFHGRTSAAVSVTDNPKIVAPVNFSERFIKSDWNDIEQLEDTFAIHGNEISSVIIEGIQGVGGIMIPTTEFLSKIKELCDQYDVVLILDEVQSGYGRSGYFFAHQEFGIQADIVTTAKGMGNGFPVGGVLISPKFQASNGLLGTTFGGNHLACVASIAVLDVMKDENLIENTQQMGEYIENEIKDLPHIRSIRRKGLMIGIELDRDCSEVRKSLLFDHHIFTGNSNDKTVLRILPALNIKKEETDLFINALKTVLKSI; from the coding sequence ATGAATTTATTCAACGTATATCCATTATTCAACATAAACCCGGTTAAAGCTCAGGGATCTTTCCTTTGGGACGATAAAGGTGAAAAATATCTTGATTTCTACGGAGGACACGCTGTAATCTCTATTGGTCATAATCATCCGCACTACCAAAATAAATTGAAAGAACAATTGGAAAAGATTTCTTTCTACTCTAACTCGGTTCAGAATGAATTGCAGGTAGAGCTGGCTGAAAAACTGGGGAAACTTTCAGGATATGAAGACTACAATCTTTTCCTGTGTAATTCAGGAGCAGAGGCTAATGAGAATGCATTGAAATTGGCTTCTTTTCACAATGGAAAAAGTAAAGTGCTTTATTTCTCAGGGTCATTTCACGGGAGAACTTCCGCGGCAGTTTCTGTAACGGATAACCCAAAGATTGTTGCTCCGGTGAATTTTTCAGAACGATTCATTAAATCTGATTGGAATGACATTGAGCAGCTTGAAGATACCTTTGCAATACACGGAAATGAAATTTCTTCCGTCATTATTGAAGGAATTCAGGGTGTAGGAGGAATTATGATTCCAACAACAGAATTTTTATCTAAAATTAAAGAATTATGTGATCAATATGATGTGGTTTTGATTTTAGATGAAGTACAATCAGGATATGGAAGAAGCGGATACTTCTTTGCTCATCAGGAATTCGGGATTCAAGCAGATATTGTTACCACAGCTAAAGGAATGGGAAATGGATTTCCGGTTGGTGGAGTTTTGATTAGTCCTAAATTCCAGGCTAGTAATGGCTTACTGGGAACTACTTTTGGAGGAAATCATTTAGCTTGTGTAGCTTCAATTGCGGTGCTGGATGTAATGAAAGATGAAAATCTTATCGAAAATACTCAGCAAATGGGCGAGTATATTGAAAATGAAATTAAAGATTTACCCCATATTAGATCCATCCGAAGGAAAGGATTGATGATTGGAATAGAACTCGATAGAGACTGTTCAGAAGTAAGGAAAAGCTTATTATTCGATCATCATATTTTCACCGGAAACTCTAATGATAAAACAGTGTTGAGGATTCTTCCGGCACTGAATATCAAAAAAGAGGAAACGGATCTTTTTATTAATGCTTTGAAAACAGTGTTGAAAAGTATTTAA
- a CDS encoding N-acetylornithine carbamoyltransferase, with the protein MKKFTAVSDVENLQEIIKKALEIKANPLSETEKGKGKTIGLVFLNSSLRTRLSSQIAAQNLGLNVLTLNAAQEAWNLEFADGAVMNGDTVEHIKDAIEVLNQYCDIIAVRCFAGMKSKEDDVNESILSQFEKHAKVPVISLESATRHPLQSLADCITITENWKKDHKPKVVLTWAPHIKPIAHAVGNSFAEWMQEMDVELVITNPEGYDLDPAFTKDTKVVHDQEEALKDADFIYVKNWSSFDDYAAMPEVKESWMLTNEKLANTNQAKVMHCLPVRRNVELSDEVMDGENSIIYQQAKNRIFSAQAVFSEILDTIK; encoded by the coding sequence ATGAAAAAATTCACAGCTGTAAGTGATGTAGAAAACTTACAGGAAATTATAAAAAAAGCTTTAGAAATTAAAGCAAACCCACTTTCAGAAACAGAAAAAGGGAAAGGAAAAACAATAGGTCTTGTATTCTTAAATTCAAGCTTAAGAACCCGTTTAAGCAGCCAGATTGCAGCACAAAACCTAGGTTTAAATGTATTAACCTTAAATGCAGCACAGGAAGCATGGAATCTTGAATTTGCTGATGGAGCGGTGATGAACGGAGATACAGTAGAACATATCAAAGACGCTATTGAGGTTTTAAACCAATACTGTGACATTATTGCTGTACGTTGTTTTGCAGGAATGAAGAGCAAAGAAGATGATGTAAATGAAAGCATTCTGAGCCAGTTCGAAAAACATGCAAAAGTTCCTGTTATTTCTTTAGAATCAGCAACACGTCATCCTTTACAGAGTCTGGCAGATTGTATTACGATTACAGAAAACTGGAAAAAAGACCATAAGCCAAAAGTAGTTTTAACCTGGGCACCGCATATTAAACCGATTGCTCATGCTGTAGGAAATTCCTTTGCAGAATGGATGCAGGAAATGGATGTTGAACTAGTAATTACTAATCCTGAAGGATATGATTTGGATCCGGCTTTTACAAAAGATACAAAAGTAGTTCACGATCAGGAGGAAGCGTTAAAAGATGCGGATTTTATCTATGTGAAAAACTGGTCTTCGTTTGATGATTATGCTGCAATGCCTGAAGTAAAAGAAAGCTGGATGCTTACCAATGAAAAACTGGCCAATACCAATCAGGCAAAAGTAATGCATTGTCTTCCGGTTCGTCGTAATGTAGAACTAAGCGATGAAGTCATGGATGGTGAAAATTCCATCATCTACCAACAGGCAAAGAACCGTATTTTCTCAGCACAGGCAGTCTTCAGCGAAATATTAGATACTATAAAATAA